The Mangrovivirga cuniculi genomic sequence TTCTATCTTTAACTCTGGCAGTCCTTGGATCTGATAAATCCTCACTGAACATACCACTACTACCTAGTGGCGACCAGGCCATAGGCTTAATCTTTTTTTCAATGCATTGATCAAGCGTACCATCTGTAAGGCAATCTAAATGAAGTGGAGAAATTTGAACCTGGTTTGTTACTAAGGGGAAAACTGAATTTAACATCGAAAATTGAGAAGGGGTGAAATTCGAAACACCAAAATTGATCACTTTTCCTTCGTGTTTCAATTTATTAAATGCGCCGGCAATTATATGTGGATCCATTAAAGGACTTGGTCTGTGCAAAAGCAATAGATCGAGATAATCAGTTTTCAAATTTTGCAAACTCCGCTCGACTGATTTTACAATATGACCTTCAGAATAATCATAACTTTTTATACTATGGTCTGGCCTGTTAGGCGAAACCATTTTAATTCCACATTTGGAAACCAACTCAATATCATCACGATTAAACCCCGTTAACTCAAACGCTTTACCAAAAAGCGCTTCATCGGTATAATCACCATAAATATCCGCATGATCAAAGGTTGTGATTCCTGCTTCAACAGAATCTTTAATAAGCTCTGAAACCTGTACCGGGCTGAAATTATGTCCCCATTCACCCCATTTCCACACTCCGGCTACAAGTCTTGAAAATTCAGGCCCGTTCTCTGATAATTCTATCCTTGGACACTTTTCCATATTCTAAAGGTCTTCTTCTCGTTCCAGCATTAAAATTGAAGCCTGTGGTACAATAAAATATTTTTCATTATCGTATTCCAACTCAACTGCTCCTTTTTGAAGAAAAATAGCAAGATCACCTTCCCGGGCCTGTAAAGGAATGTATTTAATTGATTCTTTCTCGCCCTTCCATAGCTCTTCTTCCTCGCCGGGCATAGGAATAGGATATCCGGGCCCGGTCTTCATTACATATCCTGTTTGAATTTTTTCTTTTTCCCTGACTCCGGGTGGTAGAAATAAACCACTGGCAGTCTTTTCTTCAGCTTTAACCGGCTTAATCAATACCCGGTCTCCAACGACGATGAGTCTTTTAAATTTATTATCTGGTGTTATATGCATTTCTTTATCAAATTATTGCACCTGGAGGCAAATTTATAATTCAATAAAATAACATTGTAGTTAAAGAAAAAACTATTTTATTTTCTCTGGCTCTACATCGTCGATTTTTTTAGAATTATTCCTGATAAACTCTTTGGCAGTTTGTTTAATGACCGGGCCGCTTAATGAGTTTAATAAATTATTCTCTTCAAGGGTGGCGACAATTTTTCTGATCTTATCTGTTGTAAAAACAGCATCATAATAAGGTTTAAACTTCTTCGTTTCCTCTTCACCAAGAGAAACATTCTCCATCCCTATATCCCAGGCCTCTTCAGTAGTATTAAATTCAGATTCACTAAGTGCCCTGACTGCCGCTTTCATCTCACTTACTTTAACCTTATCGATAAACTTAATCAGTTCATCTGAGGAAACTTTTTCAACTTCTTCAGGCATCGAATCTTTAACTTCCTCAAACTTATCAATGGTAACATTAAACTCTTTCTGGGCAACCCGAACATCCTTTTGAACTTTCTCAGGCAATAGTGAAATATCTGCCCCCTGGGTGTCATTAAGCTGATTAGCCAGCCACATAGGGATTACATATTGGTATACCACAACACCAAGGCACATCATAAAAACAGCCAGATAGATAAATTTTTTCACATTATATTTATTTAGTGATCAGGTTTCCATTCAACAATCGATTATAATCCTCACATTTCATATATCCTGTTTCATCACAGTAATTACAGGGGTTATATGTTTTATGCAATGGCCCCTGACGAATTATGACACCTTCTCCATTGCATACAGGACAGGTTATTGTCGCATTCGGATCTGCACAATCAATACTATTTACTCTTACAACTTCTATACTTTCAGGAGAAAGTATCGGTTCATCAGAATCCATTCCCTCTTTATAAGCCTTTTCTGCCTTTTCCAGAAATTGGGCAGCATCATAATAATCTTTTCCTGACGTACCTTTCAATTCAATATACTTACTCAGCCAGTTAATACTTTGCTTATACTTCCCAAGGTAATAACTGTTTTTACCAAACAAATAGGTTAGTTCAGCCGGAAGAACCGCCAGGCCTTTAATAACCTCCTTTAAATTTTTATCAGCCTCGATATAATGACCTTCACTCATCGCTACCTTAGCATCATCCATTTTTTGCAGTAAAATCAGTTCATTTCTAGACCTGACATCCTGGCTAAAAGCGGTTAAAAACGCAAAATTAAATAGTAAAATAAAAAATGTTATTCGCTGCACTTTTATCTTTTTAATCACTCTAAACTCCAATATAATTTAATTAAAGATATACGAAATGTATCGTTTCTAACGTACTACTAGAAGAATAATATGTTAAAAATTCAAAATCATGCAATTTAGAGCTCTTTTTTATACGATAATTATAACGCTAGTTTCAGTCCCTTTATTCTCACAAAATCAGGATAACTCGAGAGGCCCTTCAGTTGAAAAACTCACAGATGAAGAAGCAATAGAGATTTTTATGGCTGTAAGAAGTTCCAAGCTTCCTGTTTTTGCTACTGCGGCCGAAAAAGAAACTGTATCCGGATCAGAAACGATCAATGATTATTATGATAGATTGATTAACGAACACTATATTCGCATGCAAACTAATGCAGATAAGCTAAGAGAAAATCAAAAGCTTCGAAAATTACCTAAATACAGTGATCCTTCTTTTTTCGGCCATGATAAAAAGCCAAAAAAAAGAAAAAAGGGCAAGCGTAAATATTGTGAAGAATGCGGAATCGTTCATTAAAAAAGAAAAGAAAGCATAAAAATTCGAAAAACCATTTTTGGTCTTTATTTCACCTGATATTTTTTTTACTTCTCACTATTATCAGCCAGGTTGGTGGAGTATTATATCTTTTTTCAGTTTTAGTTTACCGACTAACATCTAGTTATAAAAAGAGTCTATTAGCTTTTATCACTATTTATGCGCTGGTTTCCGGTGTTTTACTACCCTGGTTTTCATCGTATGGCGGAAGAGTCCCCTTACCTGTAAATCATCCTTACCTGAAACCAGCAAATTGGTTTACTGTAATAACAAACAGGCACTATGTATCTCCTTTAGTAAAACAGGAATTAATTAGCGCTGCCCAGGATATTGCAATTGAGAATAAAGGTTATCAAATGATTTATCTGGACGCAAACTTTCCATTTATAAACGGATTCCCACTTATTCCACATTTAAGTCATGATGATGGCAAGAAAGTAGATATCGCATTTACTTATTCAAAAGACAATCAAATATCAACAAAGTTACCTTCTATTTGGGGCTATGGTAATTATGTAAACCCAGACTATACTCCGAAACAGGTATGCCCCAATGCCGGAACAGTCTATGGAATAACTGAAAAACTTCCTTTTACAAATTATTACAATGAGCTAAACATCAACGATAAATTAAATGCAGCAGTAGCCAGGAGATTATTGAAAGCACAAAGGCTTGAAAAAATCTTTGTCGAACCCTATTTAAGAAAGAAATGGTCACTCGACCATCCGCTGGTTAGATTTCAAGGTTGTCATTCTGTAAGACATGATGATCATTTCCATATACAATTCAGATAAATAGACATACAAAAACTCCACCTTCCAGTGATCTTTTCATAAATTAGATGAGAAACATTTGAAAATGGACGACATAAAAATTAATAGGTTTATAGAACATACCAAACTATCACCCACCTTTACCGATAACGATGTATACAGCCTCGTAGAGGAAGCTGCAGAAAATGAATTTTTAGGTATTTGCCTTCCTCCTTTTTGGGTTAAAAAAGCAAAAAGAGAAATCGGCGATCAGGACATTCAACTGGTAAGTGTTGTAGGGTTTCCGCTTGGTTACCAGATGACTGAAACTAAGATTGAAGAAATGAAAAAAATGATCGATGACGGTGTGGACGAAATTGATCTCGTTTTTAATATTTCTTCCTTTAAAGCAGGAATGATCTGGCCTAAGATCGAAATAGCTAAATGCGCTTCTCTCGCTCACGACAATTTTAAAATACTCAAAGTAATCATTGAAACAGCCTATCTTAATGAAGACGAAATAAGAACTGTCTCAAAAATCTGTGCTGATGCCGGGGTTGATTTTGTTAAGACGTCAACAGGGTTTGCACCAAGTGGAGCACAAACAAATGATATTATTACTATGCGTGACTGTCTGCCTTCAAATGTAGGCATCAAAGCTTCAGGGGGAATTTCCTCATACGAAGAGGCTATTAAAATGATTAAAGCAGGCGCAGATAGAATAGGTACAAGTAAGGGAATCAAAATAATGGAAGAATATAAAAAAGGGACCAAAGCATGAAAACTGTTTGCATTACAATAACCGGAAAAGTTCAGGGGGTATTTTTTAGAGCTTCCACAAGAGATAAAGCCAGAAGTCTTGGATTAAAAGGGTATGTCAAAAACCAAAAAGACGGATCTGTTTATATTGAAGTTTCAGGAGAAGAAATGAAAATTCAGCAATTAATTGAATGGTGCAAAACAGGACCTGAAGAAGCCAACGTAGAAAATGTGAGTGTAATTGAATTAAACCAGCCTGCTCACGAAATGTCTTTTGATATCGTGCATTAAATCAGGCTATTTTATAAGCCTGTGCACCTCTTTTCTTTCTGATCTGTACATCAAAATTTTCTTTGAGAAGATTATTTAGCCTGTAAGTCAGTAATTCATGATTTTTGTTTCCATCATTAAAAACTGTTAACTCAAGCATGATCTTTAAAAACACAGGTTGTTTCAGAGCAAGGTCATCAATCATGAAATCAAGCCCATCTGCCCATTCCTGCAAATAGATTTCATAATGAGAACGCCCATCAAAATTTAAAAAAAGCTGATTATCTGTAGCAAACTTATACCGGTAAACACCTGCTATGGCAAGATAAAATGATTTTAGATGTGAAAGGTCTTCAGGTTGATATGATTGTATCTTTTCAATCGTATTGTCGATCAATCCTAAAGGATTGTGCAGCCTGCAATAAGTTTCCTTCACTTTATTGACCATTCTTAAAAGAAGCTCATCAGTAGAATCTGACTGAGCTTCTTTTAAAATATAATTTTTATCAAGTGGAAAATATCTCAACATAATCGGTTCACTTTCGAAAACAAAAATATGATTTTTTCATTAAAAACCGGAAAATATTCCCTTTAATAACTGTTACCTGCCGATATTTTTTCCAAAAAATACAGCATTAAGAAACATTTTATTTGTACCATACCAGAAAGCCCTGAAATTCAGGTTGTCAGAAAAAACAATAACCTTCCCGCCACCATAACGTGAAACGTGAACCGCCGCTGTTTCTGAAAGTCTTTCCAGGTTTTCTGTTGAAATATAACCGCTCA encodes the following:
- a CDS encoding aldo/keto reductase encodes the protein MEKCPRIELSENGPEFSRLVAGVWKWGEWGHNFSPVQVSELIKDSVEAGITTFDHADIYGDYTDEALFGKAFELTGFNRDDIELVSKCGIKMVSPNRPDHSIKSYDYSEGHIVKSVERSLQNLKTDYLDLLLLHRPSPLMDPHIIAGAFNKLKHEGKVINFGVSNFTPSQFSMLNSVFPLVTNQVQISPLHLDCLTDGTLDQCIEKKIKPMAWSPLGSSGMFSEDLSDPRTARVKDRITKIAEKYKVGIDVIILAWHLKHPSGILPVLGTGKGSRLRNALKAFQIDLSNEEWFDVYSASLGQDIP
- a CDS encoding co-chaperone GroES — its product is MHITPDNKFKRLIVVGDRVLIKPVKAEEKTASGLFLPPGVREKEKIQTGYVMKTGPGYPIPMPGEEEELWKGEKESIKYIPLQAREGDLAIFLQKGAVELEYDNEKYFIVPQASILMLEREEDL
- a CDS encoding DnaJ-like cysteine-rich domain-containing protein, whose translation is MQRITFFILLFNFAFLTAFSQDVRSRNELILLQKMDDAKVAMSEGHYIEADKNLKEVIKGLAVLPAELTYLFGKNSYYLGKYKQSINWLSKYIELKGTSGKDYYDAAQFLEKAEKAYKEGMDSDEPILSPESIEVVRVNSIDCADPNATITCPVCNGEGVIIRQGPLHKTYNPCNYCDETGYMKCEDYNRLLNGNLITK
- the deoC gene encoding deoxyribose-phosphate aldolase, encoding MDDIKINRFIEHTKLSPTFTDNDVYSLVEEAAENEFLGICLPPFWVKKAKREIGDQDIQLVSVVGFPLGYQMTETKIEEMKKMIDDGVDEIDLVFNISSFKAGMIWPKIEIAKCASLAHDNFKILKVIIETAYLNEDEIRTVSKICADAGVDFVKTSTGFAPSGAQTNDIITMRDCLPSNVGIKASGGISSYEEAIKMIKAGADRIGTSKGIKIMEEYKKGTKA
- a CDS encoding acylphosphatase — its product is MKTVCITITGKVQGVFFRASTRDKARSLGLKGYVKNQKDGSVYIEVSGEEMKIQQLIEWCKTGPEEANVENVSVIELNQPAHEMSFDIVH